GGTGTGATATTCGTTTGAATATCAAGGAAATAGTCCATGAAAATAAATCCTATTGAGCACAAGATTTTCTCATATATGTCCTacatttttattccttttttgcCATTATggccattttttttcaatactacaaaagaaacaaacaacaTTTCAGCTAAGGCCAGGCGTTAAAGATACATTTGAATTGCTTGACATagtattcaaatttatttctcactgagtaatttaattttaggcattcatcttttttttaagttatcTTCATTGGAAATTTTGGATGCCGTTGGTGAGGTTAGAAAGAAGCCACTATCATTTAATGAAagaaattaattgaacaaaaaaatgagaataaatgaaatcttttatatttatttatttgaaatcaacatgttaagtaaatttattgataaaactaATTTTGTAATCTCCTTTAGTAATagaaatatcataaaattttaattgagaaaatctCAGTATGCTATGTTAACCACATATTCTTAAATTTGATTACAAATAGACTTGGTACATTGTTATTGTGTTAAATGTCTATACTTTGGATGCTAGGCCTGTTTATTAAACATAAtctgattatttttatatttcattcaacTGAAAATGAATATCCATTTGTGTAGCAATGGCAGATGCCTAGCCTTACTTCACATTGAAATTAGCTGCTCAATTGAAGGACTGCAAAGTGAAAGGCAAGGAATTATTAACTGAAACAATGAGTCCAGAGGAAAGTGATAAGTTGTTGGAATCCATGTTTGGGAGAGAGGATTGGGAATTCGAAAGAATAATATGCAATGCAGATTTGGACCAAAAGGGAGACATAATTGTGCTTGTGGATGAAGTCAAAAAGTACATTGCTCCAGGGCTTAAGAAGAAGGAGGTGCAGGACTTGGAAAATGGCAAATCCATTGACATTCTTCTATTCGATGAAGACTCCAAAGCCTTTTACAAATTGAAGTTGAACTTTTCTCGACCTTATTTTTTACTTTGCGACACCACCCTTTTCTATGATAACAAAAAACTCACTGTTGGCCGACGCCTTGGGTTCAGATATGAACCCTGCTTTGCCATGCTAGTTGTCAAATCGCTCAACTAAATCTATTTTCCTTTCCACCCACCTTCCCAATCTTTGATTTCCAACAATCACCCTCTCTTCTAAGACTATGTTTTGGTTTTCATTTGAGGAAAGTTTAGTTTGTTCAAGTTCTTTACTAAGTACCATTATGATCATATAagattattatcattattatcattattaggTAGcgtttgataatttttttcttttttgagaatttaattagCAAAATATGATCACTATCCTCAACAATTACATTCCAAAGAAACATTCTAATAAAATCATAACACGAGAAAACACCAAAAACTACCTTAGTGTAAAAATTTAACAAGATTAAAATGATTGCATGTGtcctatttatttgtttttttatatttttaaatgaaaatattttatatactatcATTAGAGTTTTAAAACACCACATGCAGAATTAACGTGGTGACATAGATacagtaaaaattaaaaagaaaaattttatatatataagaaatggGATGTATGACAATTTTTAGCCCTACTTGTaaggttaaaaaaaattcactactAACGTGCCAAGTACTGACCCTGGCACATGCCAggtgtgaatatatatatatgaatggcGTTGATGATTGCATTGAAAGTAAAATAGCAGAGGGTGCACGACCAATCCACCAATATTAGGGCAAAATTATCCGCATCTTGCCCCAATATGAAGGCCATATCTTTCCCCGGACTAAACAATTAATAAACGGCTTAATGCCTTTCATAACTCAGGAGGCTATTCTATACCTTTGCTCCTTTTCTCCATCCCAACATTCAGACAACATAAATAAGTTAACTAGTCATATATAACTCATCCAATCCGATACACTCAAATGACCATGTAACTTCATTCATGATAACATTGAAAGTTAATCATACCAGGCCATTACTCATATCATGCTGCttatatcatcaaaattctGAGCGCCAGATGGTCATTGCAGTTATCAGTGTGGTTATTAACAAGATCTTTGCAGTGCAAGAAAGATGTCATGCCGATGCCACAAGTGCAACATGGAGTCAGGATCAACAAACAGCAGCCAGCTCACCCGGTGATATCTTCTCCTCACTCCTCAGCCTTGCATTTAGACAGTTCATGTTCCACCAGCTTTATACCTGTTGAACAAGAAGTTAAAATCGAGGAGACAATCCTCCTTTGCATCTCTTTAAATTGTGATGCCAGCTTCACATCCCAACTGCTACTTTCCCTGCATGGATGGGACAGAAAATCatcaatatatatacttttcatGTATTGAAAATTAGATTCAGCTGCCATGAATTTATAAATGCTTGATTAGAGCTTGGGATTTCTTTACCTATCAACAGAATCCATGTCACTTAAATTTTCCATCATGGCATTGAATGTGGACTGTAGATCTTCAAGAATTTCTTTATCAACTTCCATGTTTGCTTTTATCTTGAGAGAGGGCCccaaaaaagtataaataactcaaatatgTCAATATTTTGTGATTAATAACTGACAAAGAAAGCATTACGTTGAAGATAACCACATGAGACGCTAAATATTcacaataaatatataatggCGTATGTAGAACACAGAAATAAGGGAATGAGATTACAAGGGTCTTAGTGAATGGCATCTGACTCCGAGCACTTCGTAGACAGTCTAATAGTGGAGATGGTAAAccataataaaagatattttgatTCTCTGAAAGCCAGGTTCCCCGGACCATGTGAGTGGTCCAGTTGGACAAAGGGCATTCCACCATGGTGTCAACTTGGTCAACCTCAAAATCTGCACCAAAATAAGGCTCAATAGATTATTCGAGGAATACACTATTGCTTGCAAAATGATGAGCCCTCAGGGTGTAAGTTTGCACAGGTCCGAGAGTCAAAAAAAGAAAGTCCACATATCCACTAAAaatcatatacatgtattacATAAGAATCTGCATATACAAACTAAGCGAAATATAGCCTCAAATATGCTTAACATATGTAGGGGATGCAAGAAATTACCCAATGGAATCACATCATAAGGGTTGTCTCCTTGTGGTAAGAAACCATAAAAGGTAATTAGGTGTGAACCAGAGAAATTTCCATAACTAAGACAGCATTGTTCCCCAGCACTGCAAGGTCTTGAAAGACGGAACTTCAAGGAATTTGTTGTAGAATCAATTTTGCCATAGTGAACTATATGCGGATGTAACTGTAAAGAACGATACCCTATACCAGATTATCAACTAgaataaaaacttataaaaggATGCAAATGAGATAAGAGTGAACCTTAATATATACACGTAAGACAGAAAATTTTGAAAGCCtaaatattttgggttaaaaattGATTGTGCCTATTTGAAATGGCCGCGAAGACAAGTTTAAGAAAAACATATAATAGCAAACTAAATAattaaggaaaaactaaaattgtcCGTACTAGTACATACAGCTGAACAACTGGTATAGTTGTTGTAGTAGCAACAACACTAGGGAAAATTTGATAAACAGCCAAACACCACAAAGTTAAGCATAGTTCAAGATACATATGCACTTCGTATGTTAAGGATTGATAAACTCCTTCCAAATAGGTTCTTCCTAATTCGTGAAGTTCAACGGTACACAAGACCGTCTCTTATAGCTTCAAGTTGTACCTTAATCATCTAGcatcaaatgaaataacaaattGTGGATGGTGAATAACAAGAAATTGAGTGACTTACAGAATGATTGAGGAAGCCTGCAACAGGAATCAAGCAAGTCTTCAGATTTCCATCGGCAAACATAATTTTCATGCTGTTAGAATACCAGAGCTCGCAAGCCCATAAAAACTGCTCCCATGTATAGAGCTCTGGTGGAAATATATCAGGATGATCCTTGGATAATGCAGGAAATAACTCATCATATTGCACACGCAAATGCTGCAGATTTGGGAAAGACCAAAAAGGAAGAAAGGCCATAcgttatatttagaaaaatgttAACATTTCTCAACATAAAGCATTTATCATAGATAATAGTTACAGTTTCCTGAATTACCCTAATTAATATTACAAGATTAATGAAGTTAGGTAAACATAATGTATTTCTTAAATCAACCAGGTCTACAGGTACTTAGAAGGCACTTAGACAATAGTTATGTATTCAAAGTTTAAAACCACTTGGCTATAGATGCACAAATCCAATCAAGGCAAAATAACAAGTGATGGAAATAACACCTTTGTATGCCTAATAGAGTAACTATTGAAAATACCATGTGATAGAAATAACGCCACGTGTATGCCTAATAAATTAACTAAGGAAAATAAGCTTATCATGCAGAAGACACAAATGAGGCAAGAAGAAACTGAAGCTCTGACACTATTAATCATCCAACCTAAAACTAGTTAGAGCGATCCAATTTTAATATGATGCCACAAAATGTTGagtaaaataatagtttaaaatcatcaaaaaccgaaatGCACACCTCCTCTAACATCTAGATCCTTTCCACATCAGAAAAGAAAGCCATAACTCTAAGGTAGACTCAGTATACATATTGGACAGTTCAATAAAGGATAACCTCTTTTGCTTGCATTATCTCCTCAAATAGCAAAGTTCCATCCAAAGCCATGATTGCTTCAACTCCAAAGCTCAATCCTGTACGACAAAGAAGTGGAAATTTGAGgtcaaaaaattagaaatacgTCTTCCACattaaaataggtaaaaagaTAATATATAGGACTATACATATTgcacataaaatttatattagtcTCACTATTACTATCTTTGAGTAAggttaaaacatttattaatttatacaatcaaGTCAcaggaaaagggaaaagatgGTGTCTTCTATATTTGAATCTATTAGatcttcaatttcaaaatcaacatCATTATCAATAATTAGGATATATTGATTTACAGAATATGGGTTTGCTAATGCACATTAATGAAAATGAGAGTTAGCACAATGTCTTGTGTTGCATTgtcttattttataaaattttccaaataaataaaatgtaaccaGGGCTATTCCTCCACCCTGACTGTCTGATATAAGAAATGCTTCTTCCTCATCCTTATTGCAAAT
The Gossypium raimondii isolate GPD5lz chromosome 8, ASM2569854v1, whole genome shotgun sequence DNA segment above includes these coding regions:
- the LOC105790945 gene encoding uncharacterized protein LOC105790945, with the protein product MREGYSILLELSDADPFFDKKKRLLNDMGFDVKEIVHIKSSLDRDSLSTTLNQMLQIARIIHLDEVELYFGQIGGLGFYSPRNEMEAQNFILSLIKSALSHHVRMQTHALQDLRDALINRIHELGTEFKVENKIDINYKCDKEKCLLQWAENNGAKTRLQIAYVEGAGRGAIAMEDMEVGDIAMEIPASITISEDLVYKSDMYQVLEKIDGMSSETMSLLWCMKERHNCNSQFKMYFDTLPENFNTGLSFGVEAIMALDGTLLFEEIMQAKEHLRVQYDELFPALSKDHPDIFPPELYTWEQFLWACELWYSNSMKIMFADGNLKTCLIPVAGFLNHSLHPHIVHYGKIDSTTNSLKFRLSRPCSAGEQCCLSYGNFSGSHLITFYGFLPQGDNPYDVIPLDFEVDQVDTMVECPLSNWTTHMVRGTWLSENQNIFYYGLPSPLLDCLRSARSQMPFTKTLIKANMEVDKEILEDLQSTFNAMMENLSDMDSVDRESSSWDVKLASQFKEMQRRIVSSILTSCSTGIKLVEHELSKCKAEE